The segment TCGGCTGCGTGTGCCTCGCGGCTGTAGATAATGAAAAACTGAACTTTGTCAGCGTACTTTGATTGCATCTCTTTCAGTTGACCAACTGAACGCAGGAACGGCGGTCAGGTACAGCTTCCGAAGATTAGAGCAACAGGTTTCTTGTCGGCGAAGTTCGACAACGTCACGGTTTCGGACTGGTTCTTGATCAGAGTCAGCGAAAAATCTGGCGCCTTTTCACCAACTTTCGGAACGGCTCCTGATCCGCGACCGGCTCTGGAGCGAGTCGCCCAGTCTTCTTTCGTAAGCACGCCATCGCCATTGCTGTCGAGGCTCGTCAAACCTTCAGCGCCGCGAGTGTATTCCTCGGCCGACACCGTTCCGTCCTTGTTTGTGTCATACTTCCCGGCGACAAAATCCCACCCGGTCCCGCCGCGGGCGCCACGACGATTCCGCTGCGCATTGGCGTCATCGACAGGAATAAAAATTGCAAAGACAACGGCCACGGCAGACAAAATCGGCCAACATTGAGCTGAAAAGTTCATTGGATTACCCTGAAAAGGAGAACGTACATCCTGCAATACACGTGATCGTTTCGACATGGCGACACCAATTATCTGCCGTTTTGAAATTTTCTGGAACGTTTCCAATTAACGGGAGGCATCCCGCAAAAGACGTTCGAAGTCGTCGCCAATGTCAGATTTTTCCCAGCCCGGCGGCACAGCCTTGATGTACTTCAACATCTTTGCAGCTTCATCGCTTTTACCGGACTCATGCAGCAACCTCGCCACGTTATATTTGGCTTCAAACCACGATGGACTGTGCGACGCCGTCCGCGAAGCGATCGATCGCCAGATCCGCAGAGCCTGCTCTCCGCTGGAAGCTCTGGCCCAACCTACCATCGCTTTGAGATTTTTCGGATTGGCCTCGCCAAGCTCCTGATAGATCTTGAGTGCCTCCGGCTTTCGCCCCAGCATGGTAAGCGCTGATGCTTTCGCGATGCGAAACTGGTATCGAACTTTCGGGTCCTCCACTGCCGGAATCGCATTTTCCGCAATCGCGAGTTTTACTTCTCCCAAAAGCCTGGAATCTTCCAGGCGTTCGAGCCTCAATAGCAGCTGACGAACGAGAGTCACGTTGAAAGGCAACGAGTTCGCTTTTTCGATCCGCTGTTTGGCTTCCGCCTCGCTCAGCAATGCCAACAGGATTTGAAACTCGACATCTGATTCTGCGATTGGAGATTCAGCCACGCCAAGCATCCGTCTGGCAGATACCTTCGCGTCTTCGGCTTGCCAGAAAATCCCAAGCTCCGCCATGGCAACCGCGACCATCGGCTGTTTCGATTCGTCGCAACGCTGGAAAACGTCTCCCCAACGCTGAAGCAATTTTCTGGCGTCAGGCCGGATCGCCAGTCCCTTCATCTCCCTGGATTGCAACTGTTTGCGTCCGGCGTAGCGTGCCAAAGCGACGGCCGAACTGAACAGCGGACTCGACGGCTGAGTCGCCACAAGCGTTTCAAAAGCCGCATCGAAATTTTTGCCAGCGACCTGCTTTGCCGCCAACCAGTTTCTTGCCTGATTGGCGGTTTCCGAATCCGCCCATTGGCGAATATGTGAAGTGGCCTCTTTTTCAAACTGTTCAGAATTGGCTTTAGAAAGATTCCAACAACCACGCAAATGAATTGACGGCGAAAGCGACTCACTGGCATAGGATTTGGAAGCCTTCAACAGGACCGCAGCGGCTTCATCGTGCTTGCCCTGCTTCTCCATTGCCATCGCTGCCCGAACCGTGGTTCCCAGTCCACCGGCCCGGTTTCCGTCGGAAAACTGCGACGCCGCCACCGACAGATAGCCCCGCGCGGCTGCCTCGAGGTCTCCGTTCTGTTCTGCCTTTTCAGCCGCCTCCAATAGCATCCGCAGTTCTGCCGAGCCGACAGCTTTGTTACTGACGGTAGATTTTCCTGCACCCGAAAGCAACGCAATGTCGGCGCGGCGAGCCCACCATAAACCATGGCTGGTGGAGATTTTTTTTGCCAGCGCCGAGGCTTTTTCGATCTGGCCCGCGGCAACCAACAGTTGAACAAGAGCGACTTCCGTTTCCGCGTCGTGACGTTTTTTCAACGCTCGTTCAGCAAGGCTTTTCATGCGGGCCCTGTCGTCGATCGCGATCGCGAGTGCCATCTCTTCCTGCAGGAACATGGCGTCGACGGCTGTGGGGCGTTTCTCGCTTCGCAATCGTTTCAGCACATCGTCCGCAGCCTGGAACTCACCCAGCATTCGCCGGCATGTCGCTTCCTTGATCCACGCTTTCCACCAGAGAGCCCGAGAGTTCGCAACCGCGCCGCGGACGGCAGCCAACTGTGCCGGAACGCGGCCGAGTGAGTCAAGCCGATTCAACTGTTCGGCTTCGGTGCTGGCGTCTGTTAGTCGGGCACTGGTCAGGTTCACGATCGCCAATTGATATTCGAGGCTGGTGACAAGAGTACGAAGTTGCTCGCTGGTGAGCATGTCGGGCGACAGATTCTGGTTAGCCTGATTCCTGATCGTGGCAAGCGTTTGCTGCTTCGTCTGGCCAAGCAACGTACGTGCCTGAAAAAGTTGCTGAAGGCCCTTTTCGCGATCGCCTGGATTCGCAATTTTTGCTTCGACTTCCTGCTGCAACAGGTTCGCAAACGAGAGATGAGCCAACGCTTGCTGGAACCCAACCAGCACAGTTTGCGGATTTTTGGCGTGCGATTCGAAGAACTCGTCAGCGATTTGATCCACCTGTTGCCAATGCAACTCACGATCATCCGCGACTCTGGCTTGCGACGTCCGGACGCGAATCCGCTCGACAGCGAGGGATGCAAAATCCGTTGGCGTCAGGTTCTGCCGATCGAGCACTTTCAGGCAATGCAATTCCGCGAGTTCAAAAAGTGATCGGTCTCGCAGCCCTCCTACAAGGTTTTGCTCGCGATCATCAAACACCGATTCCTGGGCGTCCGCAAACGGTGCCGATAGCAGCACGACCAAACCAACCACTACCCGGATTGTTGCGTTCATCGTGCTTCTCCTGAAACCGCAAACTGGACTTTCGCAAAACCGCTGACTTTCGCTGCGTCCCAAGCGTCGACAATGTGTTCCAGCGGCACATTCTGGTCCGGATACAGGATCACCGGAGCGTCGGTGCTGATCTGGGCGATCGTCGTCAACTGCTTTTTGACGTCAGCCAAATCGCCAAGTGGCTGATCGCTGACGAACCAGGTTGGCGCCTCGTTCTGCATTCGAATACGAATCACCAGGTTGTCAAAATCAGCAGGTTCTGGCACGTCGACCTGTTCCACCGGATCGGCACCGGCGGCTTGCGAAAGTTGGCTGGGCATGACCTGTTCGATGATCTGAAAACTGGCCGTCCAGACAAAGAACACCAGCAGCAGAAACACCACATCGATCATCGGTGTCATCGCGGAATCGATGTCCGTTGCCGCACCGGTTTGCACATATTGGCTGGGCTTTCTCATCAGCCGCCCTCCTTGCGATAGACCGCGAAACCGACGTTCCAAATTCCGGATTTGGTGCAACTGAGCATCACCGGTTCGATCTTTGACCAGGGAGCCGATCGGCTGGAGCGGATACGGACTTCGATATCTTCACCTTTTTCATCGCGAACGGCTTTGAGCATGGGAATCAGTTGAGCCTGCGTCAGCGGACGTCCGGCGACAAGCAATTCGCCGCTGTCCAACACGTTGACGGTCACGCGCGGCGTCTCCTGATCGATATCGTTGTCTGCAGAGGCAGCGACTGGCAGATCAAGCTCCTGTTGCGTTTCCTGTTTTTGCAAATGGCTACTGACGAGGAAGAAAATGATCAGCAGGAACACAACGTCGATCATCGGCGTCATGTTGAAGCCCAGTTTTCGCACAGGTTGGTAGCGTGGAATTTGCATGGTTACTGTTGCGCCGGCCTGTTGGTTTTACTCGCCTTGTTCGCTTTGCGGCGTAGCGGACTGAAGACATGTTGAGCCTGAAACGCTGCTTCGGCAACCAACTGATCGATGCGGTTTCGAAAAACAGCAAACGCTCCGATCGACGGAATCGCCACGATCAGTCCTCCAACGGTCGTTACCAACGCCTGATAAATGCCTTCTGCAAGTTGCGGCGCGCTCGCGGTTCCCTGCGTGGCAGCCACATTCTGGAACGCCACAATCATCCCGATCACGGTTCCCAGCAGCCCCACCATGGGAGCAATGTTTCCGATGACGGAGAGGTATTCGATTTTGCGAAACAACCGCGCCGACTGTTCAGCCAAAGCTTCTTCGACGGATTTTTCAACGCTGTTCCAACCGAACTCCAGTTCCGAGATGCCGTGCATCAGCACGAACGACAGGAAGCTGGGGTTCTCGCGACAGGCCGTTTGCGCGTCGGCGATGTTGCCGCCCATCAGCGACTGTCTGACTCGTTCGCCAAGCCCGTCCGGCATCAGGTCTTTCCGTCGAACGGTCAGCAAGTGGTCGATCACCAGATATGCTGACAGAATCGACAACGTCAGCAACAGGATGATAATCAGGATGCCGACAATGCCCCCGGAGAAGATGATTTCAAAGAACCCCTTCCCTGCCTCGACATCGGATTCCTGAAGCCACGGGATGGCGGCGTAAAAATTAATTGGCCCAAACGGTTCCACCAAACTTCTCCTTCAGTTCGTTTCGCAAAGATTGCGATTGTTGTTCTCGATTTGTATTTTTCAGCAACCACGCGGTCTGATAGAGCGCTGCCGCAGCGAGTCCACCTTGCTGTGGATCGTTGATCGGAATCCGCATGAAATTCACGATGGCCTCGTCCTCCTGCTTTGATTTGCTTTGAGCTTCGGCGATCAAATACCAGGCGCCACAGCGCACTTCCTTCGGCATCGACCGGACCAATTCGATTCGAAGCTCGAGTCGTTTCGCATCAGGAGCCACGCTGTCCAAACGCCACACCTGGGCTTTGGCGAGCGATGCGACGACCGGATCAAAGTCACGAGTCAATCGCTCCATTTTTTGCTTCGCCTTCTTGTTCGACTGGTCGGCCAGCATCCAACTTGCTCCCAACATCGCAATCATCGGTTCTCTGGATTCCAGCCAAACTTCGGCCTTCTGCAACTGCTGGCGGTTCGGCTTGCTGGAAGTCCAAACCAGCGGAGCCAGATGCCGAAACCGACTCTGTGGATCGTCATCGATGACACGTAGAAAATGGCGAGCGGCGTTCCCAAAGTCATCTTTCGCCAGAAAGCACTCGACCAGTTTCGCGTCGACGATGTTCTGCATCCAGGCTCGCGGTTCGGATTCGAGCGCCGAGGCAAACTGATCGACTGCCGCGTCATAACGATACTCTTCCAGCAGCCGCTTGCCGTCTTCATAGCCGCCGTGCCACGCCGTTTCGAATCGGATCAGCTGATCGGTGTCGAAATCCTTGACGCCAGATTTGCCTTTGATCGAAATCGTATCGCCGACCCAGTTCACGATCTCGCCTTTGCGTTTCGATTCACCAGGGGCGTTGGTCTTTTTCAGATAGACCACGTCCTGCGCGAATCCGTTGGGACAACTGGCGCAGGCCA is part of the Mariniblastus fucicola genome and harbors:
- a CDS encoding tetratricopeptide repeat protein, with the translated sequence MNATIRVVVGLVVLLSAPFADAQESVFDDREQNLVGGLRDRSLFELAELHCLKVLDRQNLTPTDFASLAVERIRVRTSQARVADDRELHWQQVDQIADEFFESHAKNPQTVLVGFQQALAHLSFANLLQQEVEAKIANPGDREKGLQQLFQARTLLGQTKQQTLATIRNQANQNLSPDMLTSEQLRTLVTSLEYQLAIVNLTSARLTDASTEAEQLNRLDSLGRVPAQLAAVRGAVANSRALWWKAWIKEATCRRMLGEFQAADDVLKRLRSEKRPTAVDAMFLQEEMALAIAIDDRARMKSLAERALKKRHDAETEVALVQLLVAAGQIEKASALAKKISTSHGLWWARRADIALLSGAGKSTVSNKAVGSAELRMLLEAAEKAEQNGDLEAAARGYLSVAASQFSDGNRAGGLGTTVRAAMAMEKQGKHDEAAAVLLKASKSYASESLSPSIHLRGCWNLSKANSEQFEKEATSHIRQWADSETANQARNWLAAKQVAGKNFDAAFETLVATQPSSPLFSSAVALARYAGRKQLQSREMKGLAIRPDARKLLQRWGDVFQRCDESKQPMVAVAMAELGIFWQAEDAKVSARRMLGVAESPIAESDVEFQILLALLSEAEAKQRIEKANSLPFNVTLVRQLLLRLERLEDSRLLGEVKLAIAENAIPAVEDPKVRYQFRIAKASALTMLGRKPEALKIYQELGEANPKNLKAMVGWARASSGEQALRIWRSIASRTASHSPSWFEAKYNVARLLHESGKSDEAAKMLKYIKAVPPGWEKSDIGDDFERLLRDASR
- a CDS encoding ExbD/TolR family protein; amino-acid sequence: MRKPSQYVQTGAATDIDSAMTPMIDVVFLLLVFFVWTASFQIIEQVMPSQLSQAAGADPVEQVDVPEPADFDNLVIRIRMQNEAPTWFVSDQPLGDLADVKKQLTTIAQISTDAPVILYPDQNVPLEHIVDAWDAAKVSGFAKVQFAVSGEAR
- a CDS encoding ExbD/TolR family protein gives rise to the protein MQIPRYQPVRKLGFNMTPMIDVVFLLIIFFLVSSHLQKQETQQELDLPVAASADNDIDQETPRVTVNVLDSGELLVAGRPLTQAQLIPMLKAVRDEKGEDIEVRIRSSRSAPWSKIEPVMLSCTKSGIWNVGFAVYRKEGG
- a CDS encoding MotA/TolQ/ExbB proton channel family protein; the encoded protein is MEPFGPINFYAAIPWLQESDVEAGKGFFEIIFSGGIVGILIIILLLTLSILSAYLVIDHLLTVRRKDLMPDGLGERVRQSLMGGNIADAQTACRENPSFLSFVLMHGISELEFGWNSVEKSVEEALAEQSARLFRKIEYLSVIGNIAPMVGLLGTVIGMIVAFQNVAATQGTASAPQLAEGIYQALVTTVGGLIVAIPSIGAFAVFRNRIDQLVAEAAFQAQHVFSPLRRKANKASKTNRPAQQ
- a CDS encoding tetratricopeptide repeat protein, with translation MHARSTIWTLGIALLLACASCPNGFAQDVVYLKKTNAPGESKRKGEIVNWVGDTISIKGKSGVKDFDTDQLIRFETAWHGGYEDGKRLLEEYRYDAAVDQFASALESEPRAWMQNIVDAKLVECFLAKDDFGNAARHFLRVIDDDPQSRFRHLAPLVWTSSKPNRQQLQKAEVWLESREPMIAMLGASWMLADQSNKKAKQKMERLTRDFDPVVASLAKAQVWRLDSVAPDAKRLELRIELVRSMPKEVRCGAWYLIAEAQSKSKQEDEAIVNFMRIPINDPQQGGLAAAALYQTAWLLKNTNREQQSQSLRNELKEKFGGTVWAN